The following coding sequences lie in one Allochromatium vinosum DSM 180 genomic window:
- the glgC gene encoding glucose-1-phosphate adenylyltransferase, producing the protein MPHTNPRFISRLTRNTLALILAGGRGSRLKQLTAWRSKPAVPFGGKFRIIDFPLSNCINSGIRRIGVLTQYKAHSLILHIQKGWGFLRGEFGEFVELWPAQQRVAETAWYAGTADAVFQNLDIIRDHNPEYILILAGDHIYKMDYGAMIAHHVESGADMTVGCLEVDVERAREFGVMSVDSDGRVRRFAEKPASPETIPGQPDRCLASMGIYVFNRGFLFEQLFKDSDMPGSSHDFGKDIIPNVIKLYRVMAYTFRDPRSGEQAYWRDVGTLDAFWEANLELIGVTPPLNLYDTNWPIWTYQEQLPPAKFVFDDDDRRGMAVDSMVSGGCIISGATVRHSLLFSNVRVNSYSQVSDSVILPDVEIGRNCIVRKAIIDRYCQLPEGTRIGMDAEADRRAGFQVSEGGVTLVTPEMLGQEANQVR; encoded by the coding sequence ATGCCCCACACCAACCCCAGGTTCATCAGTCGCCTGACCCGTAACACGCTGGCGCTCATCCTGGCGGGAGGGCGCGGCTCACGGCTCAAGCAACTGACCGCCTGGCGCTCCAAACCGGCCGTGCCCTTCGGCGGCAAGTTCCGCATCATCGACTTCCCGCTCTCCAACTGCATCAACTCCGGCATCCGGCGTATCGGCGTGCTCACCCAGTACAAGGCTCACTCACTGATCCTGCACATCCAGAAGGGCTGGGGCTTCCTGCGCGGTGAGTTCGGGGAATTCGTCGAGCTGTGGCCGGCACAGCAGCGTGTGGCCGAGACCGCCTGGTATGCCGGTACGGCGGATGCGGTGTTCCAGAATCTCGACATCATCCGCGACCACAATCCCGAATACATCCTGATCCTGGCCGGCGACCACATCTACAAGATGGACTATGGCGCCATGATCGCCCATCACGTCGAGAGCGGCGCCGACATGACGGTCGGCTGTCTGGAGGTCGACGTGGAGCGTGCGCGCGAGTTCGGCGTCATGTCGGTCGACAGCGACGGCCGGGTGCGACGCTTCGCCGAGAAGCCCGCCAGCCCTGAGACCATCCCCGGCCAGCCAGACCGCTGTCTGGCCTCGATGGGCATCTATGTCTTCAATCGCGGCTTTCTGTTCGAGCAACTGTTCAAAGACTCGGACATGCCGGGATCGAGTCATGATTTCGGCAAGGACATCATCCCCAACGTCATCAAGCTCTACCGGGTCATGGCCTACACTTTCCGCGATCCGCGCAGCGGCGAGCAGGCCTACTGGCGCGACGTCGGCACACTCGATGCCTTCTGGGAAGCCAACCTGGAGCTGATCGGCGTCACGCCACCGCTGAATCTCTATGACACCAACTGGCCGATCTGGACCTATCAGGAACAACTGCCGCCGGCCAAGTTCGTATTCGACGACGACGACCGGCGCGGCATGGCGGTCGACTCCATGGTCTCGGGTGGCTGCATCATCTCAGGGGCGACGGTGCGCCATTCGCTGCTGTTTTCGAACGTGCGAGTGAACTCTTACAGCCAGGTGAGTGACTCAGTGATCCTGCCGGACGTTGAGATCGGGCGTAACTGCATCGTGCGCAAGGCCATCATCGATCGCTATTGCCAGTTGCCCGAGGGAACTCGGATCGGGATGGACGCCGAAGCCGATCGGCGCGCCGGTTTCCAGGTGAGCGAAGGTGGTGTCACCCTGGTGACACCCGAAATGCTCGGGCAGGAGGCCAATCAAGTTCGCTGA
- the thiS gene encoding sulfur carrier protein ThiS, whose translation MKIILNGAPREIADGMLVSELVEYLELLGQRFAVEVNAELVPRSRFAEHRLVAGDTVEIIQAVGGG comes from the coding sequence ATGAAGATCATCCTCAATGGAGCCCCGCGCGAGATCGCTGATGGCATGCTCGTGTCGGAACTCGTCGAATATCTGGAACTGCTCGGTCAGCGTTTCGCCGTCGAGGTCAACGCCGAGCTGGTTCCGCGCAGCCGCTTCGCCGAGCACCGGCTCGTCGCCGGCGACACGGTCGAGATCATCCAGGCCGTCGGCGGCGGCTGA
- a CDS encoding thiazole synthase has protein sequence MSTSTSAPNSDRLIIAGKDYGSRLLVGTGKYKDMDETARAIEASGAEIVTIAVRRTNIGQNSDEPNILDVLPPDRYTILPNTAGCYDVDTAVRTCRLARELLDGHNLVKLEVLGDEKTLFPDVMATLKAAEILVKDGFEVMVYTNDDPIVARELEAIGCVAVMPLAAPIGSGLGIRNPLNILTIVENAKVPVLVDAGVGTASDAAEAMELGCDGVLMNTAIAAARNPILMASAMRKAIEAGREAFLAGRMPAKRFASASSPIEGLFF, from the coding sequence ATGTCCACATCCACATCCGCTCCCAACTCCGATCGTCTCATCATCGCCGGCAAGGACTATGGCTCGCGCCTGCTGGTCGGCACCGGCAAATACAAGGACATGGACGAGACCGCGCGCGCCATCGAGGCCAGCGGCGCCGAGATCGTCACCATTGCCGTGCGCCGCACCAACATCGGTCAGAACAGCGACGAGCCGAACATCCTCGACGTGCTGCCGCCGGATCGTTACACCATCCTGCCCAACACCGCCGGCTGCTATGACGTCGATACCGCCGTGCGCACCTGCCGGCTGGCCCGCGAACTGCTCGACGGCCACAACCTGGTCAAGCTCGAAGTGCTCGGCGACGAGAAGACCCTGTTCCCCGACGTCATGGCCACGCTCAAGGCTGCCGAGATCCTGGTCAAGGATGGCTTCGAGGTCATGGTCTACACCAACGACGATCCCATCGTCGCGCGCGAGCTGGAGGCGATCGGCTGTGTGGCCGTGATGCCGCTGGCGGCGCCGATCGGCTCGGGGCTGGGTATTCGCAATCCGCTCAACATCCTGACCATCGTCGAGAACGCCAAGGTGCCGGTCCTGGTCGATGCCGGCGTGGGCACGGCTTCGGATGCCGCCGAGGCGATGGAGCTGGGTTGCGACGGCGTGCTCATGAACACCGCGATTGCCGCCGCCAGGAACCCGATCCTCATGGCCAGCGCCATGCGCAAGGCGATCGAGGCCGGACGCGAAGCATTCCTGGCCGGACGCATGCCGGCCAAGCGCTTCGCCTCGGCCTCATCACCGATCGAGGGGCTGTTCTTTTGA
- the trmB gene encoding tRNA (guanosine(46)-N7)-methyltransferase TrmB has product MEQTEDRRSPEADPPSDPGDRPRRAIRSFVLREGRLTAAQERAFSELWPRFGVDWTPGVPLDLAALFGNDRPVVLEIGFGNGESLAEMAERDPERNWLGIEVHRPGVGHLLLEIERRGLSNLRVMRHDAIEVLREGIEPGALDTVQLFFPDPWPKKRHHKRRILSPALVELLARVIRPGGIFHAATDWAHYAEQMLEVLDGAADLFENTAGAGAYAPRPANRPLTKFEQRGERLGHPVADLIYRRR; this is encoded by the coding sequence ATGGAACAGACTGAGGATCGGCGCTCGCCCGAGGCGGATCCCCCGAGCGATCCGGGTGATCGCCCGCGCCGCGCCATTCGTAGCTTCGTGCTGCGCGAGGGACGCCTGACCGCCGCCCAGGAGCGCGCGTTCAGTGAACTCTGGCCGCGCTTCGGGGTGGACTGGACGCCGGGCGTGCCGCTCGATCTCGCAGCGCTGTTCGGCAACGACCGGCCCGTGGTGCTGGAGATCGGCTTCGGCAATGGCGAGTCGCTGGCCGAGATGGCCGAACGCGATCCCGAGCGCAACTGGCTCGGGATCGAGGTCCACCGGCCCGGCGTCGGTCATCTGCTGCTGGAGATCGAGCGGCGGGGTCTGAGCAATCTGCGCGTGATGCGTCACGACGCCATTGAGGTCTTGCGCGAAGGGATCGAACCGGGCGCGCTCGATACCGTGCAACTGTTCTTCCCCGACCCCTGGCCGAAGAAGCGCCATCACAAGCGCCGCATCCTGAGTCCGGCGCTGGTCGAATTGCTGGCACGTGTCATCCGGCCGGGCGGGATCTTCCATGCCGCGACCGACTGGGCGCATTACGCCGAACAGATGCTCGAGGTGCTCGACGGCGCGGCGGATCTGTTCGAGAACACCGCTGGAGCCGGCGCCTATGCACCCCGCCCCGCCAACCGTCCGCTGACCAAGTTCGAGCAGCGCGGCGAACGGCTCGGGCACCCGGTCGCCGATCTCATCTACCGGCGTCGATGA
- a CDS encoding ABC transporter ATP-binding protein, which translates to MAGLRLDGIAHRTLAPIDLALDAGERVFVSGPSGSGKSLLLRAIADLDPHRGEVWLGAEPRSRMTPPVWRRRVGLLSAESFWWAETVGAHLPASQTSGPDSGYVNDWLAKLGFAPDVLDWSVTRLSTGERQRLALVRRLAQRPEALLLDEATANLDPVNRDRVETLVETYRHEQEAAVLWVSHDPEQRRRLGGRAFVIGDGRLEPET; encoded by the coding sequence ATGGCCGGTCTGCGGCTCGATGGGATCGCGCATCGGACGCTCGCGCCGATCGATCTCGCACTCGATGCCGGTGAGCGGGTGTTCGTCTCCGGGCCGTCCGGATCGGGCAAGAGTCTGCTGCTGCGCGCCATCGCCGACCTCGACCCGCATCGGGGCGAGGTCTGGCTTGGCGCCGAGCCGCGCTCGCGGATGACGCCGCCCGTCTGGCGGCGGCGTGTCGGGCTGCTGTCGGCCGAGTCGTTCTGGTGGGCCGAGACGGTCGGGGCGCATCTGCCCGCAAGCCAGACATCCGGCCCGGACTCCGGATACGTGAACGACTGGCTGGCCAAACTCGGTTTCGCGCCGGACGTACTCGACTGGTCGGTCACGCGGCTGTCGACCGGAGAACGCCAGCGTCTGGCTCTGGTGCGGCGGCTGGCTCAGCGCCCCGAGGCGCTGCTGCTCGACGAGGCGACGGCCAACCTCGATCCGGTCAACCGCGATCGGGTCGAGACCCTGGTCGAAACCTATCGACACGAACAGGAGGCCGCTGTGCTCTGGGTCAGCCATGATCCCGAGCAGCGCCGACGTCTCGGTGGACGCGCCTTCGTCATCGGCGATGGGCGGCTGGAGCCTGAAACCTGA
- a CDS encoding ABC transporter permease: MSLIELSPWDLSLASLLVLLLAGLSWRLRLGVERRVLIAAARSAVQLSLVGLVLKLLFAQTSLPLIGLMALVMLSVAGFEVMQRQTRRFGGPWGYGIGAVSMFLSSFSVTLLALTVVIGVEPWYQPQYLIPLLGMLLGNTMSGVAIALDNLTRHAWESRGQIEARLLAGQDWEQAIEHIRRESLRSGLIPIINAMGTAGLVSLPGLMTGQILAGSPPMDAAKYQLLIMFLIAAGTGLGAMVAVWMGSRRLFDERQRLRLDRLTQTG; this comes from the coding sequence ATCAGCCTGATCGAACTCTCGCCCTGGGATCTGTCATTGGCCTCGCTGCTGGTACTGCTGCTGGCGGGCCTGTCCTGGCGACTGCGGCTCGGGGTCGAGCGGCGCGTGCTGATCGCCGCCGCGCGCAGTGCGGTGCAGCTCAGTCTGGTCGGCCTGGTGCTCAAACTGCTGTTCGCCCAGACCAGTCTGCCGCTGATCGGACTCATGGCGCTGGTCATGCTCTCGGTCGCCGGCTTCGAGGTCATGCAGCGCCAGACGCGCCGCTTCGGCGGTCCCTGGGGCTACGGCATCGGCGCCGTCTCGATGTTTCTGTCCTCGTTCAGCGTCACCCTGCTGGCGCTCACGGTCGTCATCGGGGTCGAACCCTGGTATCAGCCGCAATATCTCATCCCGCTGCTCGGGATGCTGCTCGGCAACACCATGAGCGGTGTGGCCATCGCGCTCGACAACCTCACCCGCCACGCCTGGGAGTCGCGCGGCCAGATCGAAGCGCGCCTGCTGGCCGGCCAGGACTGGGAGCAGGCCATCGAGCACATCCGGCGCGAATCCCTGCGTTCGGGACTCATCCCCATCATCAATGCCATGGGCACGGCCGGACTGGTCAGTCTGCCGGGCCTGATGACCGGCCAGATCCTCGCCGGCAGTCCACCGATGGACGCGGCCAAGTATCAACTGCTCATCATGTTCCTGATCGCTGCCGGCACCGGACTCGGCGCGATGGTCGCCGTCTGGATGGGTTCGCGGCGGCTGTTCGACGAGCGCCAGCGACTGCGGCTCGATCGGCTGACTCAGACTGGATAA
- a CDS encoding FAD-dependent oxidoreductase — MSASTHYDVLIVGAGVTGTALLYELAKFTDLNRLCLVEKYDSVASVNSHAHSNSQTIHCGDIETNYSLDKARAVKRTAYMVINYATKLPARDRDRIIFRMPKMLLGVGKDECDLVRRRYESFKELFPRMQLLERQDIADLEPNVALVDGAWRKEEIVATGTPDEYCAVDFQALAESFSRECVRMERSSNKQITQLFSTKVDRIRRTDDGGYAVETSRGPLQARAVVVCAGGHSLLMAQEMGLGLEYSCLPVAGSFYFAPEALNGKVYTVQNPNLPFAAVHGDHDVKERGKTRFGPTALMLPMLERRNPSSIREFFKVLRFDRQVAGVLWDQFKVRDIRHYILRNFLYEVPHLNRRLFVKEIRKIVPSMTVEDISYAEGFGGIRPQLIDKAARKLRMGEAKISDGQGIIFNMTPSPGGTSCLGSGENDMRTIAGYLGARIDEAAFERELLMGHEDTRASKSILTEDAA, encoded by the coding sequence ATGTCCGCTTCGACCCATTACGATGTCCTGATCGTCGGCGCCGGTGTCACCGGTACCGCCCTGCTCTATGAACTGGCCAAGTTCACGGATCTCAACCGGCTGTGTCTGGTCGAGAAATACGACAGCGTGGCCAGCGTCAACTCACACGCCCACAGCAACAGCCAGACCATCCATTGCGGCGACATCGAGACCAACTACTCGCTCGACAAGGCCCGCGCCGTCAAGCGCACGGCCTATATGGTCATCAACTACGCCACCAAGCTCCCGGCGCGCGATCGCGACCGCATCATCTTCCGCATGCCCAAGATGCTGCTCGGAGTTGGCAAGGACGAGTGCGATCTGGTGCGTCGGCGCTATGAGAGCTTCAAGGAGCTCTTCCCCCGGATGCAGCTCCTGGAGCGTCAGGACATCGCCGACCTGGAGCCGAACGTCGCCCTGGTCGATGGCGCCTGGCGCAAGGAGGAGATCGTCGCCACCGGCACTCCGGACGAGTACTGCGCGGTCGACTTCCAGGCGCTGGCCGAATCCTTCTCACGCGAGTGTGTGCGTATGGAACGCAGCTCCAACAAGCAGATCACTCAGCTGTTTTCGACCAAGGTCGACAGAATCCGCCGCACCGATGACGGCGGCTATGCGGTCGAGACCAGTCGCGGTCCGCTCCAGGCGCGCGCCGTGGTGGTCTGCGCCGGCGGGCACTCGCTGCTGATGGCTCAGGAGATGGGACTCGGGTTGGAATACTCCTGTCTGCCCGTGGCCGGCTCCTTCTATTTCGCTCCCGAGGCGCTCAACGGCAAGGTCTACACGGTCCAGAATCCCAATCTGCCCTTCGCGGCCGTGCATGGCGACCACGATGTCAAGGAACGCGGCAAGACCCGCTTCGGACCCACCGCGCTCATGCTGCCGATGCTCGAACGGCGCAATCCGTCCTCGATCCGCGAGTTCTTCAAGGTGCTGCGCTTCGACCGGCAGGTCGCCGGCGTGCTCTGGGATCAGTTCAAGGTGCGCGACATCCGGCACTACATCCTGCGCAATTTCCTCTACGAGGTGCCGCATCTCAACCGGCGTCTGTTCGTCAAGGAGATCCGCAAGATCGTGCCCTCGATGACGGTCGAAGACATCAGCTATGCCGAGGGCTTCGGCGGCATCCGACCGCAACTGATCGACAAGGCGGCCCGCAAGCTGCGCATGGGCGAGGCCAAGATCAGCGACGGTCAGGGCATCATCTTCAACATGACGCCTTCGCCGGGCGGCACGAGCTGTCTGGGCAGCGGCGAGAACGACATGCGCACCATCGCCGGCTATCTGGGTGCGCGCATCGACGAAGCCGCCTTCGAGCGCGAGCTGCTGATGGGGCATGAGGACACGCGCGCGTCCAAGTCGATCCTGACCGAAGACGCGGCCTGA
- the nhaD gene encoding sodium:proton antiporter NhaD → MPPVQRLLIGLFALLVPTLALASGETAALQAIDLTDHTVGYLALLIFVIAYALVMGEEFLHLRKSKPVIIAAGLIWCLIAYAYIQQGQPNLAGEAVRHTLLEYAELMLFLLVAMTYINALEERRVFDALRAWLIRKGFGFRALFWMTGTLAFFISPIADNLTTALLMCAVVMAVGGDNRTFVTLSCINIVVAANAGGAFSPFGDITTLMVWQKGVLDFFTFFKLFVPSVVNYLVPALIMSFAVPNLKPEAQEANTHMKRGARRILVLFILTIATAVSFHNFLHLPPVIGMLTGLGYLQIFGYFLRKTHHSWHKRNEDRAALVGDMTPFDVFNKVARAEWDTLLFFYGVVLCVGGLGQIGYLSFASEVMYEQWGPTLANVAVGGLSAIVDNIPVMFAVLTMMPEMNETQWLLVTLMAGVGGSLLSIGSAAGVALMGQARGTYTFFAHLEWTPAIALGFLASIVVHFWING, encoded by the coding sequence ATGCCCCCCGTTCAACGTCTACTCATCGGACTCTTCGCCTTACTTGTTCCAACCCTGGCCCTGGCCAGCGGTGAAACCGCCGCTCTCCAGGCCATCGATCTGACCGATCACACCGTCGGTTATCTCGCGCTCCTGATCTTCGTCATCGCCTACGCCCTGGTCATGGGCGAGGAATTCCTGCATCTGCGCAAATCCAAGCCAGTCATCATCGCGGCCGGTCTCATCTGGTGCTTGATCGCTTACGCCTATATCCAACAAGGCCAGCCGAATCTGGCCGGCGAGGCGGTGCGCCACACCCTGCTCGAATACGCCGAGCTGATGCTGTTCCTGCTGGTCGCCATGACCTATATCAACGCCCTGGAAGAGCGGCGGGTCTTCGATGCATTGCGCGCCTGGCTCATTCGCAAGGGATTCGGCTTTCGCGCACTGTTCTGGATGACCGGCACGCTGGCGTTCTTCATTTCGCCGATCGCCGACAACCTGACCACGGCGCTTCTGATGTGCGCCGTGGTGATGGCCGTCGGCGGCGACAACCGTACCTTCGTCACGCTGTCCTGTATCAACATCGTGGTCGCGGCCAACGCGGGTGGTGCCTTCAGTCCCTTCGGTGACATCACCACGCTCATGGTCTGGCAGAAGGGCGTGCTCGACTTCTTCACGTTCTTCAAGCTCTTCGTGCCCTCGGTCGTCAACTATCTGGTACCGGCGCTCATCATGTCTTTCGCCGTGCCCAACCTGAAACCCGAGGCCCAGGAAGCCAATACGCACATGAAGCGCGGGGCACGCCGAATCCTCGTACTCTTCATCCTGACCATCGCTACGGCCGTGAGTTTTCACAATTTCCTGCATCTGCCGCCGGTGATCGGCATGCTCACCGGACTGGGGTATTTGCAGATCTTCGGCTATTTCCTGCGCAAGACCCATCATAGCTGGCACAAGCGCAACGAGGACCGCGCTGCGCTGGTCGGCGACATGACCCCCTTCGATGTGTTCAACAAGGTCGCCCGCGCGGAGTGGGACACGCTGCTGTTCTTCTATGGCGTAGTGCTCTGCGTCGGCGGATTGGGGCAGATCGGCTATCTCTCGTTTGCGTCTGAAGTCATGTACGAGCAATGGGGACCGACACTGGCTAACGTAGCGGTCGGCGGCCTCTCGGCCATCGTCGACAACATCCCGGTCATGTTCGCGGTGTTGACCATGATGCCGGAGATGAACGAGACACAGTGGCTGCTGGTCACATTGATGGCAGGCGTCGGCGGCTCGCTGCTGTCGATCGGCTCGGCCGCCGGCGTGGCGCTGATGGGACAGGCGCGCGGAACCTATACTTTCTTTGCGCATCTGGAGTGGACGCCGGCGATCGCGCTCGGCTTCCTGGCAAGTATCGTGGTCCACTTCTGGATCAACGGTTAA
- the rfbB gene encoding dTDP-glucose 4,6-dehydratase, producing the protein MQTLLVTGGAGFIGGNFVHHILEQADVRVVNLDRLTYAGNLDTLAGLAGDPRHVFVQGDIADAELVGRLLREYEVDAVVNFAAESHVDRSIDGPAEFIQTNVVGTFNLLDRARDYWTGLGPAARATFRFLHVSTDEVYGSLGPTGLFTETTPYAPNSPYSASKAASDHLVRAWFHTYGLPVLTTNCSNNYGPYQFPEKLIPLMILKAQAGEPLPIYGDGGNVRDWLFVLDHCRAIARVLEAGTPGEVYNVGGNSERTNLQVVDTLCALLDERLPDSPHRPHSRLKTFVADRPGHDRRYAIDASKLKRELGWEPTETFESGMRRTVDWYLDNPEWCRRVMDGSYRGERLGSGMGGV; encoded by the coding sequence ATGCAAACCCTACTGGTCACAGGCGGCGCCGGCTTCATCGGCGGCAATTTCGTCCATCACATCCTCGAACAAGCCGATGTCCGGGTGGTCAACCTGGACCGTCTGACCTATGCCGGCAACCTCGACACCCTTGCGGGTCTGGCCGGCGATCCGCGTCATGTCTTCGTCCAGGGCGACATCGCCGACGCCGAACTGGTCGGGCGTCTGCTGCGCGAGTACGAGGTCGACGCCGTGGTCAACTTCGCCGCCGAGAGCCATGTCGACCGCTCGATCGACGGGCCGGCCGAGTTCATCCAGACCAATGTCGTCGGCACCTTCAACCTGCTCGACCGTGCGCGCGATTACTGGACGGGACTCGGTCCGGCGGCGCGCGCGACCTTCCGCTTCCTGCACGTCTCGACCGACGAGGTCTATGGCTCGCTCGGGCCGACCGGACTGTTCACCGAAACCACGCCCTACGCCCCCAACTCACCCTATTCGGCCTCCAAAGCCGCCTCGGATCATCTGGTGCGCGCCTGGTTCCACACCTACGGGCTGCCGGTGCTCACCACCAACTGCTCCAACAACTACGGTCCCTATCAGTTCCCCGAAAAGCTGATCCCGCTGATGATCCTGAAGGCCCAGGCAGGCGAGCCGCTGCCGATCTATGGCGACGGCGGCAACGTGCGCGACTGGCTGTTCGTGCTCGACCACTGCCGCGCCATCGCGCGCGTGCTGGAAGCCGGCACGCCGGGCGAGGTCTACAACGTCGGCGGCAACAGCGAGCGGACCAATCTCCAGGTCGTCGATACGCTCTGCGCCCTGCTCGACGAACGCCTGCCCGATTCGCCGCATCGTCCGCACAGCCGGCTCAAGACCTTCGTCGCCGACCGCCCCGGACACGACCGCCGCTATGCCATCGACGCCAGCAAACTCAAGCGCGAGCTGGGCTGGGAGCCGACCGAGACCTTCGAGTCCGGGATGCGGCGCACGGTCGACTGGTATCTGGACAACCCCGAGTGGTGCCGGCGCGTGATGGACGGCAGTTATCGCGGCGAGCGCCTGGGTTCGGGCATGGGAGGCGTTTGA
- the rfbA gene encoding glucose-1-phosphate thymidylyltransferase RfbA, with the protein MTRKGIILAGGSGTRLYPLTRSISKQLLPIYDKPMIYYPLSTLMLAGMREILIITTPHDAPLFHALLGDGAQWGLSLSYAVQPEPNGLAQAFLIGRAFLSGAPSCLVLGDNIFYGHGLVDQLKEANARESGATVFGYYVSDPERYGVAEFDDSGRVLGIEEKPKMPKSNWAVTGIYFYDGRAPDLAAELKPSPRGELEITDLNNRYLSEGALSLTRIGRGTAWLDTGTHASLMEAGQFIETIEKRQGLKICCPEEIAYFNGWIDAERLRAMGEELSKNGYGQYLLSLLQRGRV; encoded by the coding sequence ATGACACGCAAGGGCATCATTCTGGCCGGTGGTTCCGGCACCCGGCTCTATCCGCTGACCCGTTCGATCAGCAAGCAACTGCTGCCGATCTACGACAAGCCGATGATCTACTATCCGCTCTCCACGCTGATGCTGGCAGGGATGCGCGAGATCCTGATCATCACCACCCCGCACGACGCGCCGCTGTTCCACGCACTGCTCGGTGACGGGGCGCAGTGGGGACTGTCGCTCAGCTATGCCGTCCAGCCCGAACCGAATGGACTGGCGCAGGCGTTCCTGATCGGCCGCGCGTTCCTGTCCGGTGCGCCCTCCTGCCTGGTTCTGGGCGACAACATCTTCTACGGTCACGGACTGGTCGACCAGCTCAAGGAGGCCAATGCGCGCGAATCGGGCGCGACTGTGTTCGGCTACTATGTTTCCGATCCCGAGCGCTATGGTGTGGCTGAGTTCGACGACTCGGGCCGGGTGCTCGGCATCGAAGAGAAGCCCAAGATGCCCAAGTCGAACTGGGCCGTGACCGGAATCTATTTCTACGATGGACGCGCCCCGGATCTGGCCGCCGAACTCAAGCCCTCGCCGCGCGGCGAACTGGAGATCACGGATCTCAACAATCGTTATCTCAGCGAGGGCGCGCTGTCGCTGACCCGCATCGGGCGCGGCACCGCCTGGCTCGACACTGGCACCCACGCCTCGCTGATGGAGGCCGGCCAGTTCATCGAGACCATCGAGAAGCGTCAGGGACTCAAGATCTGCTGTCCTGAGGAGATCGCCTATTTCAACGGCTGGATCGACGCCGAGCGGCTGCGCGCCATGGGCGAGGAGCTGAGCAAGAACGGCTATGGACAATATCTGCTGAGTCTGTTGCAGCGGGGTCGCGTCTGA
- the rfbC gene encoding dTDP-4-dehydrorhamnose 3,5-epimerase produces the protein MKVIETAIPGVLILEPKVWGDERGYFLETYRANQYAELGIPAPLVQDNQSFSRRGVLRGLHAQHPRAQGKLVQVLAGEVFDVAVDIRRGSPHFGHWVGVTLSGENKRQFWIPPGFAHGFLVTGENALFVYKNTDYYSPETEFSVRWDDPDLGIDWPLAGMTPELSAKDRDAARLRDIPIDRLPGLEDYP, from the coding sequence ATGAAGGTGATCGAAACGGCCATCCCCGGCGTGCTCATTCTGGAACCGAAGGTCTGGGGTGACGAGCGCGGCTATTTCCTGGAGACCTATCGCGCCAACCAGTACGCCGAACTCGGCATCCCGGCGCCGCTGGTCCAGGACAACCAGTCCTTCTCGCGCCGGGGCGTCCTGCGCGGACTGCACGCCCAGCACCCGCGCGCCCAGGGCAAGCTGGTCCAGGTGCTGGCCGGCGAGGTCTTCGACGTGGCCGTGGATATCCGGCGCGGCTCGCCCCATTTCGGACACTGGGTGGGCGTGACGCTCTCGGGCGAGAACAAGCGCCAGTTCTGGATTCCGCCCGGTTTCGCCCACGGCTTTCTCGTCACGGGCGAGAACGCGCTCTTCGTCTACAAGAACACCGACTATTACAGCCCGGAGACCGAGTTCAGCGTGCGCTGGGACGATCCCGACCTCGGCATCGACTGGCCGCTCGCCGGGATGACGCCCGAGCTGTCGGCCAAGGATCGCGACGCGGCCCGCTTGCGTGACATCCCGATCGATCGTCTCCCCGGCCTGGAGGATTACCCATGA